From the genome of Mycteria americana isolate JAX WOST 10 ecotype Jacksonville Zoo and Gardens chromosome 12, USCA_MyAme_1.0, whole genome shotgun sequence, one region includes:
- the ZC3H7A gene encoding zinc finger CCCH domain-containing protein 7A: MSNVSEERSTRQQDIKKGLQFIESTLPYPGTQEQYELFIRELVRNLFNEGNDVYREGDWRGSLSHYTEAINIADYANSEEIHVSDDILEKLHVNRIACFSNMGLHEKVLEDCEIALRLNENNFRALYRKAKALNELGRYKKAYDAVAKCSLAVPQDESVIKLTQELAQKLGLKIRKAYVRAKPPSSNSVSSDVSTQNSSSSVEDIELDLSDQKQEMVSAASSSNFVSEVSKVSSVPVPSLSSVMPLQVEKVSLPSAVLANGGNVSFSMPEACLDCGDGDIIIGEELDELLDSVPDPDESVMQTTGARGPIPAGSVAPSVPFSASLLGTLPVSAGFVPSPSLSEIFSQPLASSLENFCSPLSTFSISDPKRDLSSSASRDGTPTLSSNNSPLFINGPSSLFGSENYMGIAGQTRNDFSNVFSSATANIPVSSALAGRNPLEGTHELRQACQLCFVKKGPKLLDYAYHPSLDHKCKKDILIGRIKNSEDKSWKKIRPRPTKTQYVGPYYICKDVAAEEECRYPGHCTFAYCQEEIDVWTLERKGAFSREALFGGNGKINLTVSRLLQEHHGLFMFLCEKCFDHKPRIISKRNKDNSSSCSHPAMHDFEDNKCLVHILRETMVKYSKIRPFQVRCQLDLCRHEVHYGCLREDKCFYAHSLVELKVWIMQKETGISHDTIVQESKKYWQNMEASAHGSQILGNQMKYGSLNLKMKFVCGQCWRNGQVNEPDRNKKYCSAKARHPWTKDRRVVLVMSNERKKWMTIRPLPAKKQVPLQFDLCNHIASGKKCQYDGNCSFAHSPEEREMWTYMKENSIQDLEQLYDIWLKSQKPEKGDDTAAQANKENGKQIHMPTDYAEVTVDFHCWMCGKNCNSEKQWQGHISSEKHKEKVFHTEDDQNCWQYRFPTGYFSICDRYMAGTCTEGNNCKFAHGNAELHEWEERRQVLRMKLNKARKDHLIAPSDNDFGKYSFLFKDLN; this comes from the exons tTATTTATACGAGAGCTTGTTAGAAATCTTTTTAATGAAGGGAATGATGTGTATCGAGAGGGTGATTGGAGAGGATCACTGAGTCACTATACAGAAGCTATAAATATAGCTGATTATGCTAATTCTGAAGAAATCCATGTTTCTGATGATATTTTAGAGAAGCTGCACGTGAACAGGATAGCATGTTTTTCAAATATG GGATTGCACGAAAAAGTTTTAGAAGACTGTGAGATAGCATTAAGAttgaatgaaaacaatttcagagCTCTCTATCggaaagcaaaagctttgaaTGAACTGGGAAGGTATAAGAAGGCTTATGATGCTGTAGCAAAATGTTCGCTTGCTGTGCCGCAG GATGAAAGTGTGATTAAGCTTACCCAAGAACTAGCTCAAAAACTAGGgttaaaaataaggaaagcatATGTAAGAGCAaag CCACCCTCCTCAAATTCAGTTTCTAGTGATGTATCAACTCAG AATTCTTCTTCTTCTGTAGAAGATATTGAGTTAG ATTTATCTGACCAGAAGCAAGAGatggtttctgctgcttcttcatcAAACTTTGTTTCTGAAGTGTCTAAAGTGTCATCAGTACCCGTACCATCTTTATCTTCTGTTATGCCTCTTCAAGTGGAAAAggtttctttgccttctgcagtGTTGGCAAATGGAGGGAATGTTTCTTTCTCAATGCCAGAAGCATGTTTAGATTGTGGAGATGGAGATATAATTATTGGGGAAGAACTTGATGAATTACTTGATTCTGTGCCTGATCCAGATGAAAGTGTAATG caaactACAGGAGCCAGAGGACCTATTCCTGCAGGAAGTGTAGCTCCTAGTGtacctttctctgcctctttgttGGGGACACTGCCAGTTAGTGCAGGATTTGTTCCTTcaccttctctttcagaaatCTTTTCACAGCCTTTGGCttcttcactggaaaattttTGTTCACCATTAAGCACCTTTTCAATCAGCGACCCAAAAAGAG ACCTCTCAAGTTCAGCTTCTAGGGATGGAACACCAACACTTAGCAGCAATAATTCCCCATTGTTT ATAAATGGCCCTAGTAGTTTGTTTGGGTCCGAAAATTACATGGGAATTGCAGGCCAAACTagaaatgacttttcaaatgtttttagcaGTGCAACTGCTAATATACCTGTATCTTCAGCACTTGCGGGAAGAAATCCATTAGAAGGCACGCATGAGCTAAGACAGGCCTGCCAGTTATGTTTTGTCAAAAAAG GTCCTAAATTATTGGATTATGCTTACCATCCCAGTTTAGACCATAAATGTAAGAAGGATATTCTAATTGGCAGAATAAAAAACTCTGAAGATaaatcatggaaaaaaatacGTCCAAGACCAACAAAGACACAGTATGTGGGACCATATTATATATGTAAAG ATGTTGCTGCTGAAGAGGAATGCAGATATCCAGGTCATTGCACGTTTGCGTATTGCCAAGAGGAGATAGATGTGTGGACACTGGAGCGCAAAGGAGCCTTTAGTCGAGAAGCTCTTTTTGGAGGAAATGGAAAGATCAACCTGACTGTGTCCCGACTTCTTCAAGAACATCATGGattatttatgtttctttgtgAG AAATGTTTTGATCACAAACCCAGAATAATAAGCAAAAGGAACAAGGATAACTCATCTTCTTGTTCTCACCCTGCTATGCATGATTTTGAAGATAACAA GTGCCTTGTCCACATTTTGCGAGAAACTATGGTGAAATATTCCAAAATCCGCCCTTTTCAAGTTCGATGTCAGCTTGACCTGTGCAGACATGAGGTGCATTATGGCTGCTTACGAGAGGATAAATGCTTTTATGCTCACAGTCTGGTAGAGCTTAAAGTCTGGataatgcaaaaggaaacag GTATTTCACATGATACTATTGTTCAAGAATCAAAGAAATACTGGCAGAACATGGAAGCTAGTGCACATGGATCACAG ATCCTTGGGAACCAAATGAAATATGGATCACTTAATTTGAAGATGAAGTTTGTTTGTGGTCAGTGCTGGAGAAATGGTCAAGTTAATGAGccagacagaaacaaaaaatactgtaGTGCAAAGGCAAGACACCC ATGGACCAAAGACCGCCGTGTGGTGCTAGTGATGTCTAATGAACGTAAGAAGTGGATGACCATTCGTCCTCTTCCTGCAAAGAAACAAGTGCCTCTGCAATTTGAT TTGTGCAATCATATTGCTTCAGGCAAGAAATGTCAGTATGATGGAAACTGCTCATTTGCTCACAGTCCTGAGGAGAGAGAGATGTGGACCTATATGAAGGAGAACAGCA TTCAAGACTTGGAGCAGTTGTACGACATATGGCTAAAAAgtcaaaaaccagaaaaaggagATGATACAGCTGCTCaggcaaacaaagaaaatgggaagcaaatTCACATGCCGACTGACTATGCTGAAGTTACA GTGGATTTTCACTGTTGGATGTGTGGGAAGAACTGTAATAGTGAGAAGCAATGGCAGGgtcacatttcttctgaaaagcataAAGAGAAGGTTTTCCACACTGAGGACGATCAAAACTGCTGGCAGTATCGCTTTCCAACCGGTTATTTTAGCATTTGTGATAG ATATATGGCTGGTACTTGCACTGAAGGAAACAACTGTAAATTTGCCCATGGGAATGCTGAACTCCATGAGTGGGAAGAACGAAGACAAGTTTTAAGAATGAAGCTCAACAAAGCAAGAAAAGACCACTTGATTGCTCCCAGTGATAATGACTTTGGAAAATAtagttttttgtttaaagatttaAACTAA